A region of Rhizobium grahamii DNA encodes the following proteins:
- a CDS encoding AAA family ATPase, whose translation MAPIPKTATPQPDSLLTDLVERFGGAVEGTYVRGAAVLGQSCSMYLGGTAKEIVVDGTDGDYTAQQLGLYVNMQMGKPLPAYAARAAKPSAAKPQAANQNSPQSAAIDAETLLGMEFAPVDYVVEGYVAEGLTILAGRPKLGKSWMALGFCIAVATGGQTLGVDCEEGDVLYLALEDNRRRLKDRLNVVLSPAQVRPNMARLSLKTEAKKLGAGLIEEIEEWRSKAANPKLIVIDTLSMVRPPKKANQDSYAADYDAISPLQKYAGEHRLAVIVVHHVRKAEAEDPLEAVSGTNGLTGAADTIMVLNRTTDGPKLYGRGRDIEEIEKALRFDKGTWEVLGNAEDVKQSEQRRKIVDVLTDATRALTPDEVAKEAGMKVTNVNYLLRVLVKAGGVEKVGYGQYKIQGR comes from the coding sequence ATGGCACCCATACCGAAAACAGCAACCCCGCAGCCTGATAGTCTTCTTACGGATCTCGTCGAGCGCTTCGGCGGCGCGGTCGAAGGAACCTATGTGCGTGGCGCCGCGGTTCTCGGACAGTCGTGCTCTATGTATCTGGGCGGGACCGCGAAAGAGATTGTCGTCGACGGCACCGACGGCGATTACACCGCGCAGCAGCTCGGGCTTTACGTCAATATGCAGATGGGCAAACCGTTGCCCGCCTATGCCGCTCGCGCTGCAAAGCCGTCGGCTGCAAAACCACAGGCTGCAAATCAGAATTCACCCCAATCAGCCGCGATCGATGCTGAGACGTTGCTTGGCATGGAGTTCGCACCCGTCGACTATGTTGTTGAAGGCTACGTTGCGGAAGGCCTGACAATCCTCGCCGGGCGGCCGAAGCTCGGCAAGAGCTGGATGGCACTGGGCTTCTGCATAGCGGTCGCCACGGGCGGACAGACGCTAGGCGTGGATTGCGAAGAGGGTGACGTTCTCTATCTCGCTCTGGAAGACAACCGGCGCCGCTTGAAGGACCGATTGAATGTTGTTCTGTCGCCGGCACAGGTTCGGCCGAACATGGCCCGCCTTTCCCTTAAGACGGAGGCGAAGAAGCTAGGAGCTGGCCTTATCGAAGAGATAGAGGAATGGCGCTCTAAGGCAGCCAATCCCAAGCTCATTGTTATCGACACCCTATCCATGGTCCGCCCTCCAAAGAAGGCAAATCAGGATTCATATGCTGCCGACTATGACGCGATCTCACCACTGCAGAAATATGCCGGCGAGCACCGGCTGGCCGTCATCGTCGTGCACCACGTCCGCAAGGCCGAGGCCGAAGACCCGCTAGAAGCCGTCTCAGGCACGAACGGCCTCACCGGCGCGGCAGATACCATCATGGTCCTCAACCGCACGACGGACGGCCCGAAGCTCTATGGGCGCGGGCGTGACATCGAAGAGATTGAGAAGGCGCTGCGGTTCGACAAGGGCACCTGGGAAGTGCTGGGGAACGCGGAAGACGTGAAGCAGTCAGAGCAGCGCCGCAAGATCGTCGACGTGCTGACGGATGCCACAAGGGCGCTGACGCCTGATGAGGTGGCGAAGGAAGCCGGTATGAAGGTCACGAACGTCAACTACCTGTTGCGCGTGCTCGTAAAGGCCGGCGGCGTCGAAAAAGTCGGTTACGGCCAGTACAAGATCCAGGGTCGATAA
- a CDS encoding phage portal protein, whose product MWPFSTKAEPAIEAKSLAEPDETLEAIFAGIVPGSVSVSTAQAMTVPAVQAAIRIISEAAASLDVKVVEIVDGVAQDRPDHQANKILSGSANEWTSGYELIRDLVAAALVHDRGGLAYVTKVRDEPREAIQYRPSVITVDYDSATGQPTYKLNNVATPADSIIHVRGPFNRSPLSLAREAIGTAKSMETYAGQFFQNGARPGGIIMAKKSVGDTGVKAMLKGWKEAFAGSANAGKTAVLWDETGYQQLTMNSTDAQFLENRKFQIIEIARAFRVPPAMLFDLDRATWSNGEQQGKEFLSYTLEPWLKVLETAFARALFTPEEKVRYRVVFDRDDLTRADLTSRAAAISSLITARVLNPNEARNWLGMPPRDGGNEYSNPAIDLAKPDTAANDNTPPPNKEPSVAVS is encoded by the coding sequence ATGTGGCCATTCTCGACGAAGGCCGAACCGGCGATTGAAGCGAAAAGCCTTGCGGAACCGGACGAAACGCTTGAGGCAATCTTTGCCGGCATTGTGCCAGGCAGTGTGTCGGTCTCCACCGCTCAGGCGATGACCGTGCCTGCCGTGCAAGCAGCTATCCGTATTATTTCGGAAGCCGCGGCAAGCCTCGACGTCAAGGTCGTCGAGATTGTTGATGGCGTTGCTCAGGACCGGCCGGACCATCAGGCCAACAAGATCCTAAGCGGCAGCGCGAATGAGTGGACGTCCGGATATGAACTTATCCGCGACTTGGTAGCGGCCGCGTTGGTCCATGACCGCGGCGGGCTGGCCTACGTCACCAAGGTACGGGACGAGCCGCGCGAAGCGATTCAGTATCGGCCATCGGTGATCACTGTCGACTATGACAGTGCCACCGGCCAACCCACGTACAAATTGAACAACGTGGCAACGCCTGCTGATAGCATCATTCATGTGCGCGGACCGTTCAACCGCTCCCCGCTGTCTCTAGCTCGGGAAGCTATTGGTACGGCGAAGTCAATGGAGACCTACGCCGGCCAGTTCTTCCAGAACGGTGCGCGACCTGGCGGCATTATCATGGCCAAGAAGTCAGTGGGAGACACCGGCGTCAAGGCAATGCTCAAGGGCTGGAAGGAAGCGTTCGCTGGCTCGGCCAACGCTGGCAAGACTGCCGTCCTGTGGGATGAGACTGGCTATCAGCAGCTGACCATGAACTCCACGGATGCGCAGTTCCTTGAGAACCGCAAGTTCCAGATCATCGAGATTGCCCGCGCGTTCCGTGTTCCGCCGGCCATGCTCTTTGACCTAGACCGAGCGACTTGGAGCAACGGCGAACAGCAAGGGAAAGAATTCCTTTCATACACGTTGGAGCCGTGGCTCAAAGTGCTCGAGACTGCCTTCGCCCGCGCGCTCTTCACGCCAGAGGAAAAGGTGAGATACCGGGTTGTGTTCGACCGGGATGACCTGACCCGCGCCGACCTAACCTCACGCGCCGCGGCCATTTCATCGCTGATCACGGCCCGGGTGCTCAACCCCAATGAGGCCCGCAATTGGCTTGGCATGCCCCCGCGTGACGGTGGCAATGAATATTCGAACCCGGCGATCGATCTCGCGAAGCCAGACACTGCCGCCAATGACAACACACCACCCCCCAACAAGGAGCCGTCCGTTGCCGTATCTTGA
- a CDS encoding gene transfer agent family protein: protein MPYLDGKRTAITEFFGDLEYTFDIVDEGWKMLTELERAVGSILPFFNRLRAGNFLVNELREVIRLSLIGGGQSPRDAARLVETYFDMNPVTESLHIAMAVSGAALFGTSEDGKVLTGEEDANVGE from the coding sequence TTGCCGTATCTTGACGGAAAGCGAACTGCCATCACTGAGTTTTTCGGTGACCTAGAATACACCTTCGATATCGTCGACGAAGGTTGGAAGATGTTGACCGAGCTTGAGCGCGCAGTTGGCTCGATACTGCCGTTCTTCAATCGGCTTCGCGCCGGCAACTTCCTGGTCAACGAACTTAGGGAAGTGATCCGCCTATCACTTATCGGCGGCGGCCAAAGCCCCAGAGATGCGGCCAGGCTGGTTGAGACTTACTTCGACATGAACCCCGTCACGGAATCCCTGCATATCGCCATGGCCGTCAGCGGCGCTGCCCTATTCGGCACCAGCGAGGACGGTAAAGTGCTCACCGGTGAGGAGGATGCGAATGTCGGAGAATAA
- a CDS encoding HK97 family phage prohead protease, translating to MSENKGDVFEIDVKAVTEDGTFSGYASVFNVKDSGRDIVMPGAFSNSLKSVQASKVKMLWQHDRTEPIGVWTKFEEDAHGLKATGKLILETTKGREVHSLMKAGAVDGLSIGYRTVRDEMDRVKSARLLHEVDLREVSVVTFPMNSSSTISSVKTDESAQSIVDILTTATSKIKETK from the coding sequence ATGTCGGAGAATAAGGGGGATGTCTTCGAAATCGACGTCAAGGCGGTGACCGAGGACGGCACGTTCTCCGGTTACGCCAGCGTCTTCAATGTGAAGGACAGCGGGCGCGACATTGTCATGCCAGGCGCATTCTCCAACTCGCTCAAATCTGTCCAGGCGTCCAAAGTCAAAATGCTCTGGCAGCATGACCGAACCGAACCAATCGGGGTTTGGACCAAGTTCGAGGAAGATGCGCACGGGCTAAAGGCTACCGGCAAGCTGATCCTTGAGACCACGAAAGGGCGAGAAGTTCACTCCCTGATGAAGGCGGGTGCGGTTGATGGCCTGTCCATCGGCTACCGCACCGTCCGAGATGAGATGGACCGCGTGAAGTCGGCCCGTCTTCTGCATGAGGTGGACCTGCGGGAAGTGTCGGTGGTGACATTCCCCATGAACAGCAGCTCGACCATCTCTTCCGTCAAAACCGACGAAAGCGCGCAATCAATCGTCGACATCCTCACCACCGCTACTTCCAAGATCAAGGAAACGAAATGA
- a CDS encoding phage major capsid protein, with amino-acid sequence MNSSTAIALALETKSAANDNDPANEVKTAVEALTAEVKAKAENEKKLAERITDLETKLARPEVKAGDKAELTDEQKAFGAYLRTGDKAGPEELKTLTVSSDPQGGYLAPAEMSTEFVRNLVQYSPIRAVASVRSTGSPSVIYPARTGVTNAKWKGETQSQEASEPAFGQAEIPVNEVNTYVDISNQLLADSAGSAEQEVRLALAEDFGQKEASAFLIGTGANMPKGLFVDTAIASYAAAAAAAIAFDDFINVYYDLPATYRANGTWGMNSKTLAAARKLKDGQGNYLWQPSVQIGQPETILGRPIIELIEADDIGANKSPVIFGDFTGYRIVDRVSMSILVNPYIRATDGVTRFHATRRVGGAVLQAAKFRKLKNPA; translated from the coding sequence ATGAACTCTTCAACTGCTATCGCTCTCGCCCTTGAAACCAAGTCGGCCGCGAATGACAATGATCCCGCAAATGAGGTTAAGACCGCCGTCGAAGCGCTGACCGCTGAGGTGAAGGCCAAGGCCGAGAACGAAAAGAAGCTCGCTGAACGCATCACCGACCTTGAAACTAAGCTGGCTCGCCCAGAGGTCAAGGCCGGCGACAAGGCTGAACTGACGGACGAACAGAAGGCGTTCGGCGCCTATCTGCGCACTGGCGACAAGGCTGGCCCGGAAGAACTGAAGACCCTCACGGTTTCCAGCGACCCGCAGGGCGGCTACCTCGCACCGGCCGAAATGTCGACCGAGTTCGTTCGCAACCTGGTGCAGTACTCGCCGATCCGCGCCGTTGCCAGTGTCCGCTCGACGGGCTCGCCTTCGGTGATTTACCCGGCCCGTACCGGCGTCACCAACGCGAAATGGAAGGGCGAAACCCAGTCGCAGGAGGCCAGCGAGCCGGCATTCGGCCAGGCTGAAATCCCGGTCAACGAGGTCAACACCTACGTCGACATTTCCAATCAGCTGCTTGCCGACTCGGCGGGCTCGGCTGAACAGGAAGTGCGCCTGGCGCTTGCTGAGGACTTCGGCCAGAAGGAAGCATCCGCCTTCCTGATCGGTACCGGAGCGAATATGCCGAAGGGCCTTTTCGTCGACACCGCTATCGCTTCCTACGCTGCAGCCGCTGCCGCTGCCATCGCGTTCGATGACTTCATCAACGTGTATTACGATCTGCCGGCGACGTATCGCGCCAACGGCACGTGGGGGATGAACTCCAAGACGCTTGCCGCCGCTCGGAAGCTCAAGGATGGCCAGGGCAACTACCTGTGGCAGCCTTCGGTGCAGATCGGCCAGCCGGAAACGATTTTGGGAAGGCCCATCATCGAACTGATCGAGGCTGACGACATCGGCGCGAACAAGAGCCCGGTTATCTTCGGTGACTTCACCGGCTACAGGATCGTCGACCGCGTGAGCATGTCCATCCTCGTGAACCCGTACATTCGGGCAACCGACGGCGTGACCCGCTTCCATGCGACCCGTCGCGTTGGTGGTGCTGTCCTTCAGGCTGCGAAGTTCCGCAAGCTGAAGAACCCGGCTTAA
- a CDS encoding HNH endonuclease, whose product MCGEKATHVDHIKSIREAPQLRLEPSNLRSMCGPCHSRRTARDQSQAWGKRIT is encoded by the coding sequence GTGTGCGGTGAAAAGGCCACGCACGTCGACCACATCAAATCCATCAGAGAAGCGCCGCAGCTGAGACTAGAGCCGAGCAACCTGCGCAGCATGTGCGGCCCGTGCCATTCGAGGCGAACGGCACGTGACCAGTCACAGGCATGGGGTAAGAGGATCACCTAG
- a CDS encoding CRISPR-associated protein Cas2, whose translation MTDFLVSYDLIKRKDYQTLWDELERLGAHRTLESLWLVNVDNTAKELVDHLASFVDDDDKLWALELTNSHYYRNARGGTNDWIKNNPPSR comes from the coding sequence ATGACGGATTTCTTGGTTTCGTATGATCTTATCAAGCGCAAGGACTATCAGACGCTATGGGATGAGCTCGAACGCTTGGGTGCCCACCGTACGCTTGAGTCGCTCTGGCTTGTTAATGTGGACAACACCGCAAAGGAGCTGGTCGACCATCTGGCATCATTCGTCGATGATGATGACAAGCTTTGGGCCCTAGAGCTGACCAACAGCCACTACTACAGGAATGCCAGGGGCGGCACTAACGATTGGATCAAGAACAACCCACCTTCTAGGTGA
- a CDS encoding head-tail connector protein — MAVVTLDEMKAHLGVTDDADNTLIEGKIAAAQAWIEQYLGYEIETEFPDEVPADLVDAVKQQAAHAFENRESTVVGVTIQAAPNGVEDVIRNRRNYSWQ, encoded by the coding sequence ATGGCAGTCGTCACGCTGGACGAAATGAAAGCGCATCTCGGCGTGACCGATGATGCTGACAACACCCTGATTGAGGGCAAAATTGCCGCCGCTCAAGCATGGATAGAGCAATATCTCGGCTATGAAATCGAAACCGAATTTCCGGATGAAGTGCCGGCGGATCTGGTTGATGCCGTTAAGCAGCAGGCCGCGCACGCGTTTGAGAACCGCGAGTCAACCGTGGTTGGCGTCACCATCCAGGCTGCGCCGAACGGCGTTGAAGACGTGATCCGCAACCGTCGGAATTACTCATGGCAGTGA
- a CDS encoding HK97-gp10 family putative phage morphogenesis protein yields MAVTKDAAEIARLFQSIPAQVKRDIEPAIDQGATEIMMRARYLAPSDDGDLRDSIRKEAGERELSVRVFTDSDHALYQEYGTVKMARNSFWWVAVNTTKKRVKRRIDRAISKAIDKAWGKK; encoded by the coding sequence ATGGCAGTGACCAAGGACGCGGCGGAAATTGCCCGCCTTTTTCAATCCATTCCGGCCCAGGTTAAGCGCGACATAGAGCCAGCCATCGACCAAGGCGCCACCGAAATCATGATGCGCGCACGCTACCTAGCGCCATCTGATGACGGGGATCTGCGCGACAGCATCCGCAAAGAAGCCGGCGAGCGAGAGCTCAGCGTGCGGGTGTTCACGGACAGCGACCACGCTCTGTATCAGGAATATGGAACCGTGAAGATGGCGCGGAACAGCTTCTGGTGGGTGGCCGTCAATACAACGAAAAAGCGCGTGAAGAGGCGCATAGACAGAGCCATCAGCAAGGCCATTGACAAGGCGTGGGGGAAGAAATGA
- a CDS encoding DUF3168 domain-containing protein, protein MTEVSLAAQRAAVVAMRGYQDLTDIVPPLHIFDRNQRPEVFPCVIVGDAMVDSDDIDCADTSEVSLDFHVWAVEDGLVCCKSIAGEMRRALRRLSTELDGFKLNFMFGGARYLRDPGGEHSHGVVTFIVRAWEPVT, encoded by the coding sequence ATGACCGAAGTATCTCTAGCCGCTCAGCGTGCCGCTGTGGTCGCAATGCGTGGCTATCAAGACCTCACCGACATCGTGCCGCCGCTGCACATCTTTGACCGCAATCAAAGGCCGGAAGTCTTCCCCTGCGTCATAGTCGGTGACGCCATGGTGGACAGCGATGACATTGACTGCGCCGACACCAGTGAGGTTTCGCTCGATTTCCACGTCTGGGCGGTGGAGGACGGGCTTGTTTGTTGCAAATCCATTGCCGGCGAAATGCGGCGGGCGTTGCGTCGCCTATCTACCGAGCTAGACGGCTTCAAACTCAACTTCATGTTTGGTGGCGCCCGCTATCTCCGCGACCCCGGTGGCGAACACAGTCACGGGGTGGTGACATTCATTGTGCGCGCATGGGAGCCAGTCACGTGA
- a CDS encoding phage head closure protein, whose translation MRSGKLDNTIVLWSATYVDDGYGNLVPQETEFATLRAQIIEESTDEFMRNYGASTERLKIFRTRFIDGVYVSMTVIHNGVTYNLKQIKEIGRRRGLELRCVAVGA comes from the coding sequence GTGAGATCAGGAAAGCTGGACAACACCATAGTCCTGTGGTCGGCGACCTATGTCGACGACGGCTACGGAAACCTAGTGCCGCAGGAGACAGAATTTGCCACCTTGCGTGCGCAGATCATTGAGGAGAGCACCGACGAATTCATGCGAAACTATGGCGCATCGACCGAGCGCCTGAAGATATTTCGCACCCGCTTCATTGATGGGGTCTATGTCAGCATGACCGTCATCCACAACGGCGTTACCTACAATCTGAAGCAGATCAAGGAAATCGGCCGACGCCGTGGACTCGAACTTCGCTGCGTGGCGGTGGGTGCATGA
- a CDS encoding phage terminase small subunit P27 family, whose product MKGRKAAVTALDGALSKAPPPPKWLPAHGKAEWRRVVPQLVSSRKIAEHELGTVEAYCLAVANMRQAEAIVADQGPTYVSPTGELKRHPATMLVKEAVEASRRLAAELGLTPASRGKNSGGAIGNDDADGLGDI is encoded by the coding sequence ATGAAGGGCCGCAAGGCTGCCGTCACGGCGCTGGACGGCGCGCTTTCGAAGGCACCTCCTCCGCCGAAGTGGCTTCCAGCTCATGGGAAGGCAGAGTGGCGGCGGGTGGTTCCTCAATTGGTGAGCAGCCGGAAGATTGCCGAACATGAGCTTGGCACCGTCGAAGCCTACTGCCTTGCCGTAGCGAACATGCGGCAAGCCGAAGCCATCGTGGCCGACCAAGGGCCTACATATGTGTCACCAACCGGTGAATTGAAACGACACCCCGCCACCATGCTTGTGAAAGAGGCCGTTGAGGCTTCGCGCCGCCTAGCCGCAGAGCTCGGTTTGACGCCGGCAAGCCGTGGCAAGAATTCAGGAGGCGCCATTGGCAACGACGACGCCGACGGGCTCGGGGATATCTAG
- a CDS encoding terminase large subunit, giving the protein MATTTPTGSGISSYPAWVFDNSPIPDPHGKGQRAVDFLRALRHPKSSLPGRQFQLDRWQDRIIRKVYGDTKPDGTRRIKTVFALIPRGNRKTTLGAALAMLHLGPERIPGSQVVSAAVDRDQARIALEEMKGVIGAHPRLEEAFQVQDTKNRINHRKSAAFYRAMSADAATAHGRTPVFALVDELHAWKKRDLWDAIKTGLVKTPGSLLVVTTTAGIGRENVAYDMYSYAQKVATGVIEDDAFLPILFEADKDEDWRDEAVWHRVNPGLSCTPPYPDIDGMRQMVREAEHRPADREMFRQLHLNIWLDGAANPEWDLGIWDENAGELDLSSWEGRRAWIGVDLSKRIDLSAVATAIELDDGRLALHVQSFTPEAQLRRRADSDGAPYPLWAEQGWLTVCPGDIVDYSYIESHVRKMADMFTVEEVNFDPYMARDMVASLEGSGIPVNLFSQGIMNFAKPVVDFEDMMMTRRLVHGGNPLLRWSVGNTVMQRDANENRKPNKDRSSDRIDPTVASIMAVARAVANATGRSSYDDAPDDPDLYSV; this is encoded by the coding sequence TTGGCAACGACGACGCCGACGGGCTCGGGGATATCTAGCTACCCCGCGTGGGTATTTGACAACTCTCCAATTCCAGATCCTCACGGAAAAGGTCAGAGGGCCGTCGATTTTCTAAGGGCTCTTCGGCATCCCAAGTCGAGTTTGCCTGGCCGTCAATTTCAATTGGACCGCTGGCAGGACCGGATAATTCGCAAGGTTTACGGCGATACCAAACCAGACGGCACCCGCCGTATCAAGACCGTGTTTGCGCTCATTCCGCGAGGCAACCGCAAAACCACATTGGGCGCGGCTCTGGCAATGCTTCATCTCGGCCCGGAGCGCATCCCCGGCTCGCAGGTGGTTTCAGCTGCGGTAGACCGTGACCAGGCTCGCATCGCCCTAGAAGAGATGAAGGGTGTCATTGGCGCGCATCCGCGGCTGGAGGAAGCCTTTCAGGTCCAAGACACGAAGAACCGGATCAACCACCGGAAATCCGCTGCCTTCTACCGCGCTATGTCTGCAGACGCCGCTACGGCTCACGGCCGCACACCGGTGTTTGCACTGGTCGACGAACTGCATGCGTGGAAAAAGCGCGACCTCTGGGATGCGATTAAGACGGGCCTTGTGAAGACGCCGGGCTCTCTTCTGGTCGTCACCACCACAGCCGGTATCGGTCGGGAGAATGTCGCCTATGATATGTACTCATACGCGCAGAAGGTGGCGACTGGCGTTATTGAAGATGACGCATTCCTGCCCATTCTCTTCGAAGCCGACAAGGATGAAGATTGGCGTGATGAGGCGGTTTGGCACCGTGTAAACCCTGGGCTTTCTTGCACTCCTCCGTACCCTGATATCGATGGTATGCGGCAGATGGTGCGCGAGGCGGAGCACCGGCCAGCTGACCGCGAGATGTTTCGCCAGCTTCACCTCAATATCTGGCTGGACGGCGCCGCCAATCCCGAATGGGATCTCGGTATCTGGGATGAGAACGCCGGCGAGCTGGATCTGTCTTCCTGGGAAGGTAGGCGGGCATGGATTGGCGTTGACCTGTCCAAGCGCATCGACCTCTCGGCAGTGGCTACGGCAATCGAACTTGATGATGGCCGCCTTGCCTTGCACGTCCAATCGTTCACGCCTGAGGCCCAGCTACGGCGTCGCGCTGATAGTGATGGCGCTCCGTATCCGTTATGGGCCGAGCAAGGCTGGCTCACAGTCTGTCCCGGCGACATCGTCGACTACAGCTACATTGAATCGCACGTCCGCAAGATGGCTGACATGTTCACGGTCGAGGAGGTCAATTTTGACCCCTATATGGCGCGCGACATGGTGGCCTCGCTTGAGGGCTCCGGCATTCCGGTGAACCTCTTCAGTCAGGGCATCATGAACTTCGCGAAGCCGGTCGTCGACTTCGAGGACATGATGATGACCAGGCGCCTAGTCCATGGGGGCAACCCGCTTCTCCGCTGGTCCGTTGGAAACACGGTGATGCAGCGCGACGCGAACGAGAACCGCAAACCCAACAAAGACCGCTCATCCGACCGCATTGACCCGACGGTGGCCAGCATCATGGCGGTTGCGCGAGCGGTGGCGAATGCCACTGGCCGCTCTTCCTATGATGACGCGCCGGACGATCCAGACCTTTATTCCGTTTAA